A window from Thermosipho africanus Ob7 encodes these proteins:
- a CDS encoding ABC transporter permease — MNKRFSAILIPIISVLIALAISTIIILLIGKNPLTAYSALIRGSFGSKQAIADTIIKTTPLILTGLAVGFGFRAGVFNIGAEGQMVMGALIAAAFAGNFGFLPPIIAIPLTILIAMAVGAGYAAIAGFLKAKTGAHEVVTTIMLNWIATYFASYMVTGPLKVGSGTPKSPEIANSAQLPILMKVGAIEVSAGIIIAVVAAIFMYILLNKSTTGYEIKAVGFNPYAAEYGGISVSKNIILAMAISGALAGLAGATELMGVHHRFLGELSGGKGFDGISIALIGQNNPIGIIFAALLIGALRTGSNEMQFVGVPKHMVMIIQGIVIFLVAADRIVRTIMIRKKVTK, encoded by the coding sequence ATGAATAAAAGATTCTCTGCAATACTCATACCTATTATTTCTGTACTAATAGCACTTGCTATTTCAACAATTATTATATTATTGATTGGTAAAAATCCACTCACTGCTTATTCAGCATTGATTAGAGGATCTTTCGGTTCAAAACAAGCAATTGCTGATACAATAATAAAAACAACTCCATTAATATTAACTGGTCTTGCTGTTGGATTTGGATTTCGAGCAGGGGTCTTTAATATCGGTGCAGAAGGTCAAATGGTAATGGGAGCATTGATTGCTGCAGCTTTTGCTGGAAACTTTGGATTTTTGCCACCGATTATAGCTATTCCATTAACTATTTTAATAGCCATGGCAGTTGGTGCTGGCTATGCTGCAATTGCTGGATTTTTAAAGGCAAAGACCGGTGCTCATGAAGTTGTTACGACAATAATGCTCAATTGGATTGCAACTTACTTTGCATCTTACATGGTAACAGGTCCACTAAAGGTTGGATCAGGTACACCAAAAAGTCCTGAGATTGCTAATTCCGCACAACTTCCAATATTGATGAAGGTAGGAGCCATTGAAGTTAGTGCAGGTATTATAATTGCAGTTGTTGCAGCAATTTTTATGTATATTTTACTAAATAAATCAACAACTGGATATGAAATTAAGGCAGTTGGTTTTAATCCTTATGCTGCTGAATACGGTGGAATCTCAGTATCTAAAAATATTATCCTTGCCATGGCAATTAGTGGTGCACTTGCTGGTCTTGCTGGAGCAACTGAATTAATGGGAGTTCATCACAGATTCTTAGGAGAGCTTTCTGGAGGAAAAGGTTTTGATGGTATAAGTATTGCATTAATTGGACAAAATAATCCAATTGGAATTATATTTGCTGCCTTACTTATTGGAGCTCTTAGGACAGGAAGTAACGAAATGCAATTTGTTGGGGTTCCAAAACATATGGTTATGATAATTCAAGGTATTGTTATCTTTCTTGTCGCAGCCGATAGAATTGTTCGTACTATTATGATAAGAAAGAAGGTGACAAAATGA
- a CDS encoding DUF4350 domain-containing protein, with protein MKKWISILAILVTFLTFANIYYGNLHSHTSYSDGKLYPEDAYSYAKNYVDVQAVTDHAYYFEQLINGKTKTYLTKLAAEKATVEGEFIALQGFEWTSGIGHINVYESLQWVDRNNVSSMEGFYKWIVEHKKLGQFNHPISVFGTFNDFEYYPQADLYMNLIEVGNGNWKAGDVINDEMLKNYRVALNKGWHLGATVGQDNHKPNWGSANEGRTGIIAQYLSYDDIMSALWSRHTFGTEDKDVKVSFSYGNYIMGDIVKEPVKKVTLHFEYKDYDNIDYFALISQSGTVVEAYPRSDSYSTNITVEIPDGYEWYYCYIKQSDSDEIVTSPIWFQKESSIYVNNVKYNNNVILFDIYNVTSENVEADLKIVDNDRVVTTKQVSFKPYEIKSLSVDLGKLSSGDHLIKFLVNNVFVQSHKIFVKSYKKAVMIDILHENDYMVELKKFGQFLSENGYRVLYSKRMLTNLKDVDVLIISTPKVDGFDFSKDLLAPEIKALSEFDGEIIIIPGSDETYLDLYKQKINGKVIELEALYEMFGYAKKKSVNKIIIDIGHMNDYGTAKLTKLEDFVKSLGLEISYANKLEEINGDVLIIQNGKGYTERELENIVDFVKKGGKLIITSKSDYRNGGNTQELNYILEKLGLGTRFNDDQVVDEVNNYGARYKILVNGVRLYSPCSLIVGESAKVLLESETAKNEDSDGNGDAIQVDKIVLGVEEQSGLGKVIILGKSIFSDYDFDYNKEFISNIILN; from the coding sequence CACATACTTCTTATTCTGATGGAAAACTTTATCCGGAAGATGCGTATAGTTACGCAAAAAATTATGTAGATGTGCAAGCAGTAACAGATCATGCATATTATTTTGAGCAACTTATAAATGGAAAAACTAAAACTTACTTAACAAAGCTTGCTGCTGAAAAGGCAACTGTTGAAGGAGAATTTATAGCTCTTCAAGGTTTTGAATGGACTTCTGGAATAGGTCATATAAATGTGTATGAATCGTTGCAATGGGTAGACAGAAACAACGTAAGTTCAATGGAAGGTTTCTATAAGTGGATTGTTGAGCATAAAAAGCTTGGACAATTTAACCATCCAATTTCTGTATTTGGCACCTTTAATGATTTTGAATATTATCCTCAAGCTGATTTATATATGAATTTAATTGAAGTTGGAAATGGTAATTGGAAGGCTGGTGATGTAATAAATGATGAAATGCTTAAAAATTACAGGGTAGCACTTAACAAAGGTTGGCATCTTGGTGCAACAGTTGGTCAGGATAATCATAAGCCCAACTGGGGTAGTGCAAATGAAGGAAGAACAGGGATAATTGCTCAATATTTAAGCTATGATGATATAATGAGTGCATTATGGTCAAGGCATACATTTGGAACCGAGGATAAAGATGTTAAAGTTAGTTTTAGTTATGGAAATTATATAATGGGAGATATTGTTAAAGAACCTGTTAAAAAGGTAACTTTGCACTTTGAGTATAAAGACTACGACAATATAGATTATTTTGCGTTAATTTCTCAAAGTGGAACAGTAGTTGAAGCATATCCAAGAAGTGATTCTTATTCAACCAATATTACAGTTGAAATTCCTGATGGATATGAATGGTATTACTGTTACATTAAACAAAGTGATTCTGATGAAATAGTTACTTCTCCAATCTGGTTTCAAAAAGAAAGTTCTATTTATGTTAATAATGTAAAGTATAACAACAATGTTATTTTATTTGATATTTATAATGTTACTAGTGAAAATGTAGAAGCTGATCTGAAAATTGTTGATAATGATCGCGTAGTTACAACTAAGCAGGTAAGTTTTAAACCATATGAGATAAAGTCTTTATCTGTAGATTTAGGAAAATTATCATCAGGAGATCACCTTATCAAATTTTTAGTGAATAATGTATTTGTTCAATCACACAAAATATTTGTAAAGTCATACAAAAAGGCTGTAATGATTGACATACTTCATGAAAATGATTATATGGTTGAATTAAAGAAATTTGGTCAATTTTTATCTGAAAATGGTTATAGGGTTTTGTACTCAAAGAGAATGCTAACCAATCTAAAAGATGTTGACGTATTGATTATTTCTACTCCAAAAGTTGATGGATTTGATTTTTCAAAGGATTTATTAGCTCCTGAAATTAAAGCTTTAAGCGAATTTGATGGAGAAATTATAATAATACCAGGTAGTGATGAAACATACCTTGATCTTTACAAACAAAAAATTAATGGTAAAGTTATTGAACTTGAAGCTTTATATGAAATGTTTGGATATGCTAAGAAGAAATCAGTAAATAAAATAATAATTGATATAGGACATATGAACGATTATGGCACAGCAAAACTTACAAAGCTTGAAGATTTTGTAAAATCACTTGGACTAGAAATTAGTTATGCTAATAAGCTGGAAGAAATAAATGGAGATGTATTAATTATTCAAAATGGTAAGGGATATACTGAAAGAGAATTAGAAAATATTGTAGACTTTGTAAAAAAAGGCGGAAAACTTATAATTACAAGCAAAAGTGATTATAGAAACGGTGGAAACACTCAAGAACTTAATTACATACTTGAAAAACTAGGACTGGGTACGAGATTTAATGATGATCAAGTTGTTGATGAAGTAAACAATTATGGTGCAAGGTACAAGATTCTTGTAAATGGTGTAAGACTATATAGTCCATGCTCATTAATAGTTGGAGAAAGTGCAAAAGTATTGCTAGAATCTGAAACTGCAAAGAATGAAGATAGTGATGGAAATGGTGATGCTATACAGGTTGATAAAATAGTTTTGGGTGTTGAAGAGCAATCAGGATTGGGCAAAGTAATAATTTTAGGAAAGTCAATATTTTCAGATTACGATTTTGACTATAACAAGGAGTTTATTTCAAATATAATATTAAATTAA
- a CDS encoding queuosine precursor transporter: MRNEVLWLLLMLVNFGGILLFYRLMGKTGLYIWTAIATIIANIQVLKTVELFGFVATLGNIVYGTTFLVTDILSENYGKKDARKSVYVGFLSLIIMTVMMQLALYFKPDQSDFAQGALETIFSIMPRIVIASLTAYWLSQLHDIWAYHLWKNKLPQLKFLWVRNNLSTMVSQFIDSFVFCFIAFWGVYELNVFWSILWTTYFFKWIVAAADTPFLYFAKYLHDKNKINELVK, encoded by the coding sequence GTGAGAAACGAGGTACTCTGGCTTTTGCTAATGCTTGTAAACTTTGGAGGGATTTTGCTATTTTACAGGCTAATGGGTAAAACTGGTTTGTATATTTGGACTGCTATTGCTACTATTATTGCAAATATTCAAGTATTAAAGACGGTAGAGTTATTTGGATTCGTTGCAACATTAGGAAACATAGTTTATGGAACAACCTTTTTAGTAACTGATATTTTATCAGAAAATTATGGAAAAAAAGATGCAAGAAAATCAGTATATGTTGGATTTTTGAGTCTTATAATTATGACTGTTATGATGCAATTAGCTCTTTATTTTAAACCAGATCAATCAGATTTTGCACAGGGTGCTCTTGAAACTATTTTTTCAATAATGCCAAGGATTGTAATAGCATCATTAACTGCATATTGGTTATCACAGCTTCATGATATTTGGGCATATCATCTATGGAAAAATAAGTTACCACAGCTTAAATTTTTGTGGGTAAGAAACAACTTATCAACCATGGTTTCACAATTTATAGATAGTTTTGTATTTTGTTTTATAGCATTCTGGGGTGTATATGAATTAAACGTTTTTTGGAGTATATTATGGACCACTTACTTTTTTAAATGGATTGTTGCAGCAGCTGATACGCCGTTTTTATATTTTGCAAAATATTTGCATGATAAAAACAAGATTAATGAATTAGTAAAGTAA
- a CDS encoding ABC transporter permease, protein MRVLEAIFLVFINPLFYKITLTAATPLIFASLGGVYSEITGVVNIALEGIMLMSAFTSVVFTYLSGNVWIGVLMAVISGLAFSWIHAWGSIKWAGNQVVLGTALILIAQGVTGFLMEPIFGKPGQTDFVGKVEELKIPGLSNVPFFGKIFGELSPFVYMAFAAVAFSWWLIYKTKLGLRMRAVGENPEAADTLGINVFGIRYFGVLMSGVWAGLAGAYLSIGEVGHFRELMTGGRGFIALAAMILGKYNPVGAMLASLLFGASSAFANQMQSSSLIHVSATVKPLFDMIPFILTIIVVAGFVGKSRAPKADGVPYEKVS, encoded by the coding sequence ATGAGAGTCTTAGAAGCAATTTTCCTTGTTTTTATAAACCCGCTTTTTTATAAAATTACATTAACAGCTGCTACTCCTTTAATTTTTGCCTCACTTGGTGGAGTATATAGTGAAATTACCGGTGTTGTAAATATTGCCCTAGAAGGTATTATGCTTATGAGTGCATTTACTTCCGTCGTGTTTACATATCTATCTGGGAATGTTTGGATTGGGGTTTTAATGGCTGTAATCTCTGGTCTTGCATTTTCATGGATTCATGCATGGGGTAGTATTAAGTGGGCAGGTAACCAAGTTGTTTTAGGTACTGCTTTAATATTAATAGCTCAAGGTGTTACTGGTTTTTTGATGGAACCAATTTTTGGAAAACCTGGTCAAACCGACTTTGTTGGAAAAGTAGAAGAATTAAAAATTCCCGGATTATCTAATGTACCATTTTTTGGAAAAATATTTGGTGAATTAAGTCCTTTCGTATATATGGCATTTGCGGCAGTTGCATTTTCCTGGTGGCTAATCTATAAGACTAAACTTGGACTTAGAATGAGGGCAGTAGGTGAAAACCCAGAAGCAGCTGATACCTTGGGAATAAATGTTTTTGGAATAAGATATTTCGGTGTACTAATGAGTGGAGTTTGGGCTGGTCTTGCAGGCGCTTACTTAAGTATTGGTGAAGTTGGTCATTTTAGAGAATTAATGACTGGCGGTAGAGGATTTATAGCACTTGCAGCAATGATTTTAGGTAAATACAATCCTGTAGGAGCAATGCTTGCGAGTTTATTATTTGGCGCATCAAGTGCATTTGCAAACCAAATGCAAAGCAGCTCTCTAATTCACGTTTCAGCAACTGTTAAACCATTATTTGACATGATCCCATTCATCCTTACCATTATAGTTGTCGCAGGATTTGTTGGTAAATCTCGTGCTCCAAAAGCTGATGGTGTTCCATATGAAAAAGTTTCCTAA
- a CDS encoding ATP-dependent Clp protease ATP-binding subunit yields MFDKFSEESAEVFVMAQEEAKELGHSYVGTEHLLLAILKINDNKIKSILENYGITYTKIRNEVISIVGMGMRGFIMSPQMTPRAKRVTELAYEEAKSLGENKIKPIHLFLGILREGEGIAVHILRKMGIDVQMLRRELSGDMPEEDLADFTDFDEEIVTRARQLEGFGINLTAQAIKGELDPVIGRESEIERVMQVLVRRKKNNPVLIGDPGVGKSAIVEGLAQKIVNGEVPEPLKGKTIFSLDVASLVAGTKYRGEFEKRMKKLLQVLKNQKDIILFIDEIHMIVGAGSAEGAVDAANILKPALARGEIKCIGATTPDEYRKFIEKDAALERRFQKIYVQEPTPEMTIRILQGLKPKYEKHHKVKYTDEALEAAVYLSQRYISDHFLPDKAIDVIDEAGARARLKAFVMPKELLNFKEKIEDIKLKKEIAAANQEYEKAAKLKEEENELKEEFNIRYNEWKKNVETSVVVVGVEEIEEVVSNWTGIPLKKLEEGESEKLLKLEDALHNRVVGQEEAVRAIARSIRRARSGLKDPRRPVGVFLFLGPTGVGKTELAKTLAEYLFGDEKALIRFDMSEYMEKFSVSRLIGAPPGYVGYEEGGALTERVRRRPFSVILFDEIEKAHPDVFNLLLQIMDDGRLTDSQGHVVDFRNTIIIMTSNIGGTQIVSGKRSLGFVDSKDNNVEFKEMKEKVIEEVKKTFRPEFLNRIDEVVVFHKLTEDHIREIIEILLKDIRKRLSEKGILLELSKSAKDFLVQEGYDPAYGARPLKRAIQRYIEDPLSEELLKGKFKENDTIVCSYENGKIVFKKKRQRKVKVKND; encoded by the coding sequence ATGTTTGACAAGTTTTCTGAAGAGTCCGCAGAAGTTTTTGTAATGGCCCAAGAAGAGGCAAAAGAGCTAGGACATTCATATGTTGGTACTGAGCATCTACTTTTGGCTATTTTGAAAATTAATGATAATAAGATAAAGTCAATACTTGAAAATTATGGAATTACTTATACAAAAATTAGAAATGAGGTAATTTCTATTGTAGGTATGGGAATGCGTGGATTTATAATGTCACCTCAGATGACACCCAGAGCCAAAAGGGTGACGGAGTTAGCATATGAAGAAGCAAAAAGTCTTGGTGAAAATAAAATAAAGCCTATTCATTTATTTTTAGGAATTTTACGAGAAGGTGAAGGAATAGCAGTTCATATTTTAAGGAAAATGGGAATTGATGTTCAGATGTTAAGAAGGGAGTTGTCAGGAGATATGCCTGAAGAGGATTTAGCTGATTTTACAGATTTTGATGAGGAAATAGTGACGCGTGCAAGACAATTGGAAGGTTTTGGAATTAATTTAACTGCACAAGCGATAAAAGGTGAACTTGACCCAGTTATTGGAAGAGAAAGTGAAATAGAACGTGTAATGCAAGTTTTAGTTAGGAGAAAGAAAAATAATCCAGTATTAATAGGTGATCCTGGTGTTGGTAAGTCTGCGATTGTTGAGGGGCTTGCTCAAAAAATTGTAAACGGTGAAGTTCCAGAGCCTTTAAAGGGAAAGACTATTTTTTCATTGGATGTGGCTTCTCTTGTTGCTGGAACAAAGTACCGTGGTGAGTTTGAAAAAAGGATGAAAAAACTGCTTCAAGTATTAAAAAATCAAAAAGATATTATACTTTTCATTGATGAGATACATATGATTGTTGGTGCAGGTTCAGCTGAAGGAGCGGTTGATGCTGCAAATATTTTAAAACCAGCGCTTGCACGTGGAGAGATAAAATGTATAGGTGCTACAACACCTGATGAATATAGAAAGTTTATTGAAAAAGATGCAGCATTAGAAAGAAGATTTCAAAAGATATATGTTCAAGAACCGACACCTGAGATGACTATTAGAATTTTACAGGGGTTAAAACCAAAATATGAAAAACATCATAAAGTAAAATACACTGATGAAGCTTTAGAAGCAGCTGTATATTTGTCACAAAGATATATAAGTGATCATTTCTTGCCGGATAAAGCGATAGATGTGATAGATGAGGCTGGTGCAAGAGCAAGACTGAAAGCATTCGTTATGCCAAAGGAATTATTGAATTTTAAAGAAAAGATTGAAGATATAAAGTTGAAAAAAGAAATTGCTGCAGCAAATCAAGAATATGAAAAAGCAGCTAAATTAAAAGAAGAAGAGAATGAGTTAAAAGAGGAATTTAATATTAGATACAATGAGTGGAAAAAGAATGTTGAAACTAGTGTTGTGGTTGTAGGTGTTGAGGAGATAGAGGAAGTAGTTTCAAATTGGACAGGTATTCCACTTAAGAAGCTTGAAGAAGGAGAAAGTGAAAAATTGTTGAAGCTTGAAGATGCGCTTCATAATAGGGTAGTTGGTCAGGAAGAAGCAGTGAGAGCTATTGCTAGATCCATTAGAAGAGCAAGGAGTGGTTTAAAAGATCCTAGAAGACCTGTAGGTGTGTTTTTATTCCTTGGTCCAACTGGAGTTGGAAAGACTGAGCTTGCAAAGACACTTGCTGAGTATCTTTTTGGTGATGAAAAAGCACTTATTAGATTTGACATGAGCGAATATATGGAAAAATTCTCGGTTTCTAGATTGATTGGAGCGCCTCCAGGATATGTTGGATACGAAGAGGGTGGTGCTCTTACCGAAAGAGTAAGAAGAAGACCTTTCTCAGTAATTTTGTTTGATGAAATTGAAAAGGCACATCCAGATGTCTTTAATCTTCTATTACAAATTATGGATGATGGAAGATTAACCGATTCTCAAGGTCATGTTGTTGACTTTAGGAATACAATTATAATAATGACGAGTAATATTGGTGGTACTCAAATTGTTTCTGGAAAAAGATCCTTAGGATTTGTGGATAGTAAAGATAATAATGTCGAATTTAAGGAAATGAAAGAAAAGGTTATTGAAGAGGTAAAGAAAACTTTTAGGCCGGAATTTTTGAACAGAATAGATGAAGTTGTTGTATTCCATAAACTTACAGAGGACCATATTAGGGAAATAATAGAAATACTTTTAAAGGATATCAGAAAAAGACTTTCTGAGAAAGGTATTTTGCTTGAGTTGAGTAAAAGTGCAAAAGACTTTTTAGTACAAGAAGGTTACGATCCAGCATATGGGGCAAGGCCTTTAAAGCGTGCAATTCAAAGATATATAGAAGATCCTTTATCGGAAGAATTGTTGAAAGGTAAGTTTAAAGAGAATGACACAATTGTCTGTAGCTATGAAAATGGAAAGATCGTATTTAAAAAGAAAAGACAGAGAAAAGTAAAGGTGAAAAATGACTAA
- a CDS encoding DegV family protein, translated as MKTKIIVDSTSDIPVSWIEKYDIDVVPLYVNWPDGSSEPDNVRDEESLKEFYGRLSKAEELPKTSQPSILDFQNAYKRAIEDGYDSVLVLTISTKMSGTFNSARLAAESFDIPIEIVDTKMASSIISNMAKYARELLNSGMSLEEVAKKVREERENKRFHAIFFVSDFDFLAKGGRVSKFTGFVGNLLKIKVGIYINEEGEMIPFDKTRGYKKAYSMILSKMEEEGIKIGQKIGLIGIHCNGKEHIDEMMKLIKERYEVEYFDYSNTGKVISTHVGIGMAGFGIEIIR; from the coding sequence ATGAAAACAAAAATTATTGTTGATAGTACATCAGATATTCCAGTATCGTGGATTGAAAAATACGATATTGATGTTGTCCCACTCTATGTAAATTGGCCGGATGGCAGTAGTGAACCTGATAATGTTAGAGATGAGGAAAGCTTAAAAGAATTTTATGGAAGACTTTCAAAAGCAGAAGAGTTACCAAAAACCTCACAACCTTCCATTTTGGATTTTCAGAATGCATATAAAAGAGCTATAGAAGATGGGTATGATAGCGTTTTGGTTTTAACAATCTCTACTAAAATGTCTGGAACTTTTAATTCTGCAAGACTTGCAGCAGAGTCTTTTGATATTCCAATTGAAATTGTTGATACAAAAATGGCTTCTTCAATAATTTCTAACATGGCAAAGTATGCCAGAGAATTGCTTAATTCTGGAATGAGCCTTGAAGAAGTTGCGAAAAAGGTAAGGGAAGAAAGAGAAAATAAAAGATTTCATGCTATATTTTTTGTTTCCGATTTTGATTTTCTGGCCAAAGGTGGAAGAGTAAGTAAATTTACAGGTTTTGTTGGTAATTTGTTGAAGATAAAAGTTGGAATTTATATAAATGAAGAAGGAGAAATGATTCCTTTTGATAAAACAAGAGGATATAAAAAGGCATACAGTATGATTTTATCAAAAATGGAAGAGGAAGGAATAAAAATTGGTCAAAAAATAGGTTTGATAGGTATTCATTGCAATGGAAAAGAGCATATTGATGAAATGATGAAATTGATTAAAGAAAGGTATGAAGTCGAATATTTTGACTATTCTAATACTGGTAAAGTGATATCTACACATGTTGGAATCGGAATGGCAGGTTTTGGTATAGAAATTATTAGATAG
- the radA gene encoding DNA repair protein RadA — protein sequence MTKKKTVYVCDNCGYESLKWFGKCPSCGAWDSAKEIKVSEDEKKNAGLSSRIFLLDDSLKIDENKRLKSNDPEIDKLFGGGIVSGQVILLGGEPGVGKSTLSLQLCKMLSKHGKVLYVSGEESIEQIGLRSKRLNISDSNLYVTTENEIESIFVAINQLNPSFIVFDSIQTIFSNSVDGVPGGILQIKTVVEKIRKLSKEKGIPSLLVAHVNKEGNIAGPKLVEHVVDTVIYFEGEKNTDFRILRVLKNRFGPSGELAIFQMLEEGLIPLKDRVFIEESNMPGNVISCVFEGTRPILVQIQSLVSRDKIATARRIAHGIDVRKLIILGAVIAKHLNLPIDSHDLYLNVSGGLKITDPASDLAIASSILSSLYNTFLGKVVIIGEVGLDGSVRRVRNIKKRIENAKKSGYDRFIIPNVEDINGENIVKVSSLKQLNRIILGSKEELI from the coding sequence ATGACTAAGAAAAAAACAGTTTATGTTTGTGATAATTGTGGTTATGAATCTTTAAAGTGGTTTGGAAAATGTCCTTCATGTGGTGCATGGGACAGTGCGAAAGAGATTAAGGTTAGTGAAGATGAAAAGAAAAATGCGGGTTTAAGTTCCCGCATTTTTTTGCTTGATGATAGTTTAAAAATTGATGAAAATAAAAGGTTAAAGTCAAATGATCCAGAGATTGACAAGTTGTTTGGTGGAGGTATTGTCTCTGGTCAGGTTATACTACTTGGTGGTGAACCAGGAGTTGGAAAGAGTACACTTTCATTGCAATTATGTAAGATGCTTTCAAAACATGGGAAAGTACTTTATGTAAGTGGTGAAGAGAGTATCGAGCAAATTGGCTTAAGATCAAAAAGACTAAATATTAGTGATTCAAATCTTTATGTTACAACAGAAAATGAAATAGAGTCAATCTTTGTTGCTATTAATCAGTTAAATCCTTCTTTTATAGTTTTTGATTCAATACAGACTATATTTTCAAATAGTGTAGATGGAGTACCTGGTGGGATTTTACAAATTAAAACAGTAGTAGAAAAGATAAGAAAATTATCAAAAGAAAAAGGTATACCTTCACTTTTAGTTGCTCACGTGAATAAAGAGGGAAATATTGCCGGTCCAAAGTTAGTTGAGCACGTCGTTGATACAGTTATTTATTTTGAAGGAGAAAAAAATACAGACTTTAGAATTTTAAGGGTTTTAAAAAATAGATTTGGTCCAAGTGGAGAGTTAGCAATTTTTCAAATGTTAGAGGAAGGACTAATTCCTTTGAAGGATAGAGTGTTTATTGAGGAAAGTAATATGCCAGGAAATGTTATTTCGTGTGTGTTTGAGGGAACACGGCCTATTCTTGTTCAAATTCAAAGTCTTGTTTCAAGAGATAAAATTGCTACAGCAAGAAGAATAGCCCACGGTATTGATGTTAGAAAATTGATTATTTTAGGTGCTGTAATTGCAAAACACCTTAATTTACCTATCGATTCTCATGATTTATATTTAAATGTATCTGGTGGATTAAAAATCACAGATCCAGCAAGTGATCTAGCTATTGCATCATCTATTTTATCTTCATTGTATAACACTTTCTTAGGAAAGGTTGTGATAATAGGGGAAGTGGGATTAGATGGAAGTGTTAGAAGAGTAAGAAATATTAAAAAAAGAATTGAAAATGCAAAAAAGTCTGGTTATGATAGATTTATAATACCAAATGTTGAAGATATAAACGGGGAAAATATTGTAAAAGTTTCTTCATTAAAACAATTAAATAGAATAATTCTAGGCTCAAAGGAGGAGTTAATATGA